The following coding sequences are from one Methanonatronarchaeum thermophilum window:
- a CDS encoding translation initiation factor IF-2 subunit beta: MSEYDYEELLDRAQNEIGDLEKLQKSRFEIPEAKVYKEGNVTIINNLLTIAKKFNRDPDHLIKFLADKLGTSGKKKDEKASFKGSFSPNYINNRIKEYTETYLFCYECNSPDTRFQKIDDVKMLKCDACGARKSLQSVTK; the protein is encoded by the coding sequence ATGTCAGAATACGACTACGAAGAACTACTAGACAGAGCACAAAACGAAATCGGAGACCTCGAAAAACTACAGAAATCACGATTCGAAATACCAGAAGCAAAAGTATACAAAGAAGGAAACGTAACAATAATCAACAACCTACTAACAATAGCAAAAAAATTCAACAGAGATCCCGACCACCTAATAAAATTCCTCGCAGACAAACTAGGAACATCAGGAAAAAAGAAAGACGAAAAAGCATCATTCAAAGGAAGCTTCTCACCAAACTACATCAACAACCGAATAAAAGAATATACAGAAACATACCTATTCTGCTACGAATGCAACAGCCCAGACACCCGATTCCAAAAAATCGACGACGTAAAAATGCTAAAATGCGACGCATGCGGAGCAAGAAAATCACTCCAAAGCGTAACAAAATAA
- a CDS encoding 50S ribosomal protein L16, which produces MGEKFGKMYRQVKGQAYTRKEYMSGVPGNKIVSFDMGNRDEKENFPVQMSLISKEKVQISHNSLESARIASNSYLNKQLGPKNYFLKLRTYPHQVLRENKMATGAGADRVQDGMRLAFGSPVGTAARIDSGQKIFSARVNPEDYKHARKALKRAVMKLPTPGKVVFDEGQELIG; this is translated from the coding sequence TTGGGAGAAAAATTTGGAAAAATGTATCGACAAGTTAAAGGTCAAGCTTACACTCGAAAAGAATATATGTCCGGAGTACCCGGAAACAAAATAGTTTCATTCGACATGGGGAATAGAGACGAAAAAGAAAACTTCCCCGTACAGATGTCATTAATATCAAAAGAAAAAGTACAGATATCACACAACTCACTTGAATCAGCAAGAATCGCATCAAACAGCTACCTAAACAAACAACTAGGCCCTAAAAACTACTTCCTAAAACTACGAACCTACCCACACCAAGTACTACGAGAAAACAAAATGGCAACCGGCGCAGGAGCAGACCGAGTCCAAGACGGAATGAGACTAGCATTCGGAAGCCCCGTAGGAACCGCAGCAAGAATAGACAGCGGCCAAAAAATATTCAGCGCCAGAGTAAACCCAGAAGACTACAAACACGCAAGAAAAGCACTAAAAAGAGCAGTCATGAAACTACCAACACCAGGAAAAGTCGTATTCGACGAAGGACAAGAACTCATAGGGTGA
- a CDS encoding RNA methyltransferase, producing the protein MVRVVLMNPKFEGNVGFIARLMANFGYNDLALVDPVSIEDEARMYASQAEYILDNACIYNSFEEAVQNIDTKIATTGIPGVTDSNHIRMPYYTPKELKNQLDGYGGNIALIFGKEDHGLPNKIIKKCEIVTSIPTSDRYPVLNLSHAVAILLYELSDIQKTDISVPNQKEMKLIHNRINQILQLINHPKHKKQKTKLMMKRILGRANLTKREAYTLLGILKNTIKKIKQNKTK; encoded by the coding sequence TTGGTCCGTGTTGTTCTAATGAATCCTAAGTTTGAGGGTAATGTTGGTTTTATAGCTAGGTTGATGGCTAATTTTGGATACAACGACCTCGCCTTGGTCGACCCAGTCAGTATTGAAGATGAAGCTAGGATGTATGCATCACAAGCAGAATATATCTTAGACAACGCATGTATATATAATTCATTCGAAGAAGCTGTACAAAACATCGATACTAAAATAGCTACAACCGGTATCCCAGGAGTTACAGACAGCAACCACATCAGAATGCCCTACTACACACCAAAAGAACTCAAAAACCAGTTAGACGGCTATGGAGGCAACATAGCACTAATATTCGGTAAAGAAGACCATGGACTTCCAAACAAAATAATAAAAAAATGCGAAATAGTCACATCAATACCAACATCAGATAGATACCCCGTACTAAACCTAAGCCACGCAGTAGCCATCCTACTATACGAACTAAGCGATATACAAAAAACCGATATATCAGTCCCAAACCAAAAAGAAATGAAACTAATACACAACAGAATCAACCAAATACTACAACTAATCAACCACCCCAAACACAAAAAACAAAAAACAAAACTAATGATGAAAAGAATACTAGGAAGAGCAAACCTAACAAAACGCGAAGCATACACACTACTAGGCATACTAAAAAACACAATCAAAAAAATAAAACAAAATAAAACAAAATAA
- a CDS encoding metallophosphoesterase, with protein MASIKPIPEEPAAIVGESLVVTDLHIGVETSYRDRGVMIPSQIKKLTERLKNLIQQADVNKLIVLGDLKHNVHGSSWQEQKEIPKFLNKLTNHVSISIIPGNHDGNLKKIIPKNKEIKLLNNRGTIVNEVGLVHGHTWPKPEIMQCKNILIGHNHPVIEFNDGFKQHRKKAWIRTPLNKNNLTKKYPNIKWKNQKLVIMPAYSNLVGSVSFNNTKNNFLGPLFNQNIANTNKMKTHLLDGTYLGKVKKIKNNQK; from the coding sequence TTGGCGTCGATTAAACCTATACCTGAAGAGCCTGCTGCAATAGTTGGAGAAAGTTTGGTTGTTACAGACCTACATATCGGAGTGGAAACTTCATACAGAGATAGGGGCGTAATGATACCAAGCCAAATAAAGAAACTAACAGAACGCCTAAAAAACCTAATTCAACAAGCTGATGTAAACAAACTCATAGTCCTAGGTGACCTAAAACACAACGTACACGGTAGTTCATGGCAAGAACAAAAAGAAATCCCAAAATTCCTAAACAAACTAACGAACCACGTATCAATATCCATCATACCAGGAAACCACGACGGCAACCTAAAAAAAATAATACCAAAAAATAAAGAAATCAAGTTGCTAAACAACCGAGGAACCATAGTCAATGAAGTAGGCCTAGTACACGGACATACATGGCCCAAACCAGAGATAATGCAATGCAAAAACATCCTAATAGGACACAACCACCCAGTAATCGAATTCAACGACGGATTCAAACAACACAGAAAAAAAGCATGGATCCGAACCCCACTAAACAAAAACAACCTAACCAAAAAATACCCCAACATAAAATGGAAAAACCAAAAACTAGTAATCATGCCAGCCTACAGCAACCTAGTCGGAAGCGTAAGCTTCAACAACACAAAAAACAACTTCCTCGGACCACTCTTCAACCAAAACATAGCCAACACAAACAAAATGAAAACCCACCTACTAGACGGAACCTACCTAGGCAAAGTCAAAAAAATAAAAAACAACCAAAAATAG
- a CDS encoding Rpp14/Pop5 family protein yields MPVCLRDSRRYLAVRVVCEGSVGRGDLVGGVWDVAVDLLGSVWAGESGLWIYGFDGEFLVVGCYVGYVDDVSGVLGCVRRVGGLKVRFDVVGVSGTMRKLEKRFIQKQDE; encoded by the coding sequence TTGCCGGTTTGTCTTAGGGATAGTCGTAGGTATTTGGCGGTTCGTGTTGTTTGTGAGGGTAGTGTTGGTAGGGGTGATTTGGTTGGTGGTGTGTGGGATGTTGCTGTTGATTTGTTGGGTAGTGTTTGGGCTGGTGAGTCTGGTTTGTGGATTTATGGTTTTGATGGGGAGTTTCTTGTTGTGGGTTGTTATGTTGGTTATGTTGATGATGTGAGTGGTGTTTTGGGTTGTGTGCGTCGTGTTGGTGGTTTGAAGGTTCGTTTTGATGTTGTTGGTGTTTCTGGTACTATGAGGAAGCTGGAGAAAAGATTTATACAAAAACAAGATGAATGA